A stretch of the Polyangiaceae bacterium genome encodes the following:
- a CDS encoding thioredoxin domain-containing protein, producing MNKGTAIVGFFLCFLAGMGLMWGIDRSKGVAISAEGAEAGSLDHSASPIPVTSKDPSWGNADAPVTIVEISDFQCPFCSRVGPTLKQIKDTYGPQKVRIVWKHQPLPFHKEARPAHEAAAAVHAIAGNDAFWKFHDSAFANQQALTPENIDKWAQAAGVDMAKFKEAMSSKKYAAKVDEDMAMANKVGATGTPAFRINGVAVVGAQPFEKFKEVIDAQLAEAQKLVAAGTPKEKVYVELTKKNAAAGPEAARPAEPAKPQQPPPEDTTVYKVNIAPDDPVLGPKDALVTIVMWSDYQCPFCKRVEDTMKQVVDTYKNDVRVVWKDNALPFHPRAIPAAYVATAAYKAKGDKGFWEAHHALFESAPKLEDADLQAVAEKLGLSWDTIKKDIDAKKYAAKIDASMEQAADLDARGTPAFFINGRKLSGAQPFESFKKIIDAELAKAKALVDKGTPKSKVYEEIMKEGKEPPPPEKKDVPPPEADNAYKGGKDAKVVIQLWSDYQCPFCKRVEPTVTEIEKEYGNKVKIVWRDLPLPFHQEAPGAAQAAREAYAQKGNAGFWKFHEKLFEASGSPDGLKRPGLDKIAQELGLDMAKFKDAMDSGKHKARVEKDAEVANKAGVSGTPSFVINGYYISGAQPLTAFKKVINRALKEAK from the coding sequence ATGAACAAAGGAACAGCAATCGTAGGGTTCTTCCTCTGCTTTTTGGCAGGGATGGGCCTGATGTGGGGCATCGATCGCAGCAAGGGCGTCGCGATCAGTGCGGAGGGCGCCGAGGCCGGCTCTCTCGACCACAGTGCCTCGCCCATTCCCGTCACGAGCAAGGACCCGAGCTGGGGCAACGCGGACGCGCCGGTCACCATCGTGGAGATCAGCGACTTCCAGTGCCCGTTCTGCAGCCGCGTCGGACCGACGCTCAAGCAGATCAAGGACACCTACGGCCCGCAGAAGGTCCGCATCGTCTGGAAGCACCAGCCGCTGCCCTTCCACAAGGAGGCGCGTCCCGCCCACGAAGCGGCCGCCGCCGTCCACGCCATCGCGGGCAACGACGCCTTCTGGAAGTTCCACGACAGCGCCTTCGCGAACCAGCAGGCGCTCACCCCCGAGAACATCGACAAGTGGGCGCAGGCCGCCGGCGTCGACATGGCGAAGTTCAAGGAGGCCATGTCCTCCAAGAAGTACGCCGCCAAGGTCGATGAAGACATGGCGATGGCGAACAAGGTGGGCGCGACCGGCACCCCGGCGTTCCGCATCAACGGCGTCGCCGTCGTGGGCGCGCAGCCCTTCGAGAAGTTCAAGGAGGTCATCGACGCCCAGCTGGCCGAGGCGCAGAAGCTGGTCGCGGCCGGCACGCCCAAGGAGAAGGTGTACGTCGAGCTGACCAAGAAGAACGCCGCCGCGGGACCCGAGGCCGCGCGCCCCGCCGAGCCGGCGAAGCCGCAGCAGCCGCCGCCCGAGGACACCACCGTCTACAAGGTGAACATCGCCCCGGACGATCCGGTGCTCGGCCCGAAGGACGCGCTGGTCACCATCGTGATGTGGTCCGACTACCAGTGCCCGTTCTGCAAGCGCGTCGAGGACACGATGAAGCAGGTCGTGGACACCTACAAGAACGACGTGCGCGTGGTCTGGAAAGACAACGCGCTGCCGTTCCACCCGCGCGCCATCCCGGCCGCCTACGTCGCCACCGCGGCGTACAAAGCCAAGGGTGACAAGGGCTTCTGGGAGGCGCACCACGCGCTGTTCGAGAGCGCACCGAAGCTCGAGGACGCCGACCTCCAGGCCGTCGCCGAGAAGCTCGGCCTCTCCTGGGACACGATCAAGAAGGACATCGACGCCAAGAAGTACGCGGCCAAGATCGACGCCAGCATGGAGCAGGCGGCCGACCTCGACGCGCGCGGCACGCCGGCGTTCTTCATCAACGGTCGCAAGCTCAGCGGCGCGCAGCCCTTCGAGAGCTTCAAGAAGATCATCGACGCCGAGCTCGCCAAGGCCAAGGCGCTGGTCGACAAGGGCACGCCCAAGTCGAAGGTCTACGAAGAGATCATGAAGGAGGGCAAGGAGCCCCCGCCGCCGGAGAAGAAGGACGTCCCGCCGCCCGAAGCGGACAACGCCTACAAGGGTGGCAAGGACGCCAAGGTCGTGATCCAGCTCTGGAGCGACTACCAGTGCCCGTTCTGCAAGCGCGTCGAGCCGACGGTCACCGAGATCGAGAAGGAGTACGGCAACAAGGTCAAGATCGTCTGGCGTGACCTGCCGCTGCCGTTCCACCAGGAAGCGCCGGGAGCCGCGCAGGCCGCCCGCGAGGCGTACGCCCAGAAGGGCAACGCCGGTTTCTGGAAGTTCCACGAGAAGCTGTTCGAGGCCTCCGGGTCGCCGGACGGTCTGAAGCGCCCGGGCCTCGACAAGATCGCCCAGGAGCTCGGCCTGGACATGGCGAAGTTCAAGGACGCGATGGACAGCGGCAAGCACAAGGCCCGCGTCGAGAAGGACGCCGAGGTCGCCAACAAGGCGGGCGTGAGCGGCACCCCGTCGTTCGTCATCAACGGCTACTACATCAGCGGTGCGCAGCCGCTCACCGCCTTCAAGAAGGTGATCAACCGCGCGCTGAAGGAAGCCAAGTGA
- a CDS encoding thioredoxin domain-containing protein → MSRAARAFTIVVLALLGVACGGSSGSPPRVASKSTEVDLAKTTTPESAAQRGESQGAWARPTTGGATSRDVPVDAGDAVWGAGDAPVTVVVFTDFQCPFCSRAHPRVEQLMREYGPQKLRVVFKHNPLPFHQDAVPAALAAQAVYELSGPAAFFAYVDLLFRGQAQLSDANLLAWAEEVGVDRSSLLRVAASREVRAKIDADVALAKAAGLSGTPAFLINGSRLVGAQPYEEFKQRVDGELAAVGAMKGVARGEVYAARVAENFKKPEPDEAPRAKAPAPPDTTVWKVPTGKSPSIGPADALVTIVEFSDYQCPFCKRGQATVDELLRRYAGKVRVVWKHQPLPFHQRAMPAAVLAMEARAQRGDKGFWEATKLLFRSAPNLEDDDLLAIAREMKLNEARVKAALAKESHKTAIQADMDLADDVTARGTPTFYVNGRKLSGAQPLEKFQELIDEQLGVAEAMVRGGTPAARLYGELIKDGRAGEPLELAKTTPSVGKGNPSKGAAKAAVTVQLFSDFQCPFCSRVLPTVAQVEKQYAGRVRIVWRNLPLSFHREARPAAMAAMEAHAQQGDAGFWKMHEILFANQRSLDRAALEGYAKKAGLDMRKFRAALDQDAHESAIKADEAAAKAAGVDGTPAFVINGYHVSGAQPFGKLKKVIDRALEDAKLGRKPGP, encoded by the coding sequence ATGAGCCGAGCAGCGCGAGCCTTCACCATCGTCGTGCTGGCGCTGCTCGGCGTCGCCTGCGGGGGGAGCTCCGGCTCTCCTCCGCGGGTGGCATCCAAGTCGACCGAGGTCGATCTAGCGAAAACGACGACTCCCGAGAGCGCCGCGCAGCGGGGTGAGAGCCAGGGCGCGTGGGCGAGGCCCACCACCGGCGGCGCCACCAGCCGCGACGTGCCAGTGGACGCGGGCGATGCCGTGTGGGGCGCGGGAGACGCGCCGGTCACGGTCGTCGTGTTCACGGATTTTCAGTGTCCCTTCTGCTCTCGAGCGCACCCGCGCGTCGAGCAGCTGATGCGCGAGTACGGCCCGCAGAAGCTCCGGGTCGTCTTCAAGCACAACCCGCTACCTTTCCACCAGGACGCGGTTCCGGCGGCTTTGGCGGCACAAGCCGTGTACGAGCTCTCGGGACCGGCAGCCTTCTTCGCCTACGTAGACCTGTTGTTCCGCGGCCAGGCGCAGCTGAGCGACGCCAACCTGCTCGCCTGGGCGGAGGAGGTCGGCGTGGACCGGAGCTCGCTCCTGCGCGTGGCGGCCTCGCGGGAGGTCCGCGCCAAGATCGACGCCGACGTCGCGCTGGCCAAGGCAGCGGGGCTGTCCGGGACGCCAGCGTTCCTGATCAACGGCTCGCGCCTGGTCGGCGCGCAGCCCTACGAGGAGTTCAAGCAGCGCGTGGACGGCGAGCTCGCCGCGGTCGGCGCCATGAAGGGGGTGGCTCGCGGCGAGGTGTACGCGGCTCGCGTGGCGGAGAACTTCAAGAAGCCCGAGCCCGATGAGGCGCCCCGCGCGAAGGCCCCAGCTCCGCCCGACACGACGGTGTGGAAGGTCCCCACCGGCAAGTCGCCGAGCATCGGCCCCGCCGACGCACTGGTCACGATCGTCGAGTTCTCCGACTACCAGTGCCCGTTCTGCAAGCGCGGTCAGGCGACGGTGGACGAGCTCCTGCGCCGCTACGCCGGCAAGGTGCGCGTGGTCTGGAAGCACCAACCGCTTCCGTTCCACCAGCGCGCCATGCCCGCGGCGGTCCTGGCCATGGAGGCCCGCGCGCAGCGGGGCGACAAGGGCTTCTGGGAGGCGACCAAGCTCTTGTTCCGATCGGCACCGAACCTGGAGGACGACGACCTCCTGGCCATCGCCCGGGAGATGAAGCTGAACGAGGCGCGGGTGAAGGCCGCGCTGGCGAAGGAGTCGCACAAGACGGCCATCCAGGCCGACATGGACCTCGCCGACGACGTCACCGCCCGAGGCACGCCCACCTTCTACGTCAACGGGCGCAAGCTCTCCGGCGCTCAGCCGCTCGAGAAGTTCCAGGAGCTGATCGACGAGCAGCTCGGCGTCGCGGAGGCCATGGTACGGGGCGGCACGCCTGCCGCGCGCCTGTACGGCGAGCTGATCAAGGACGGGCGCGCGGGCGAGCCCCTGGAGCTCGCCAAGACGACGCCCAGCGTGGGCAAAGGCAACCCCAGCAAGGGAGCCGCCAAGGCGGCGGTGACCGTCCAGCTCTTCTCGGACTTCCAGTGTCCGTTCTGCTCGCGGGTGCTGCCGACCGTGGCCCAGGTCGAGAAGCAGTACGCGGGCCGAGTCCGCATCGTCTGGCGGAACCTGCCGCTTTCGTTTCACCGCGAGGCCCGCCCCGCCGCCATGGCCGCGATGGAAGCCCACGCCCAGCAGGGCGACGCCGGCTTCTGGAAGATGCACGAGATCCTCTTCGCGAATCAGCGGAGCCTGGACCGCGCGGCTCTGGAGGGCTACGCGAAGAAGGCCGGGCTCGACATGCGAAAGTTCCGCGCGGCCCTCGACCAAGACGCCCACGAGAGCGCGATCAAGGCGGACGAAGCCGCGGCCAAGGCCGCCGGCGTGGACGGCACGCCGGCCTTCGTCATCAATGGCTACCACGTGAGCGGTGCGCAGCCCTTCGGCAAGCTGAAGAAGGTGATCGACCGAGCGCTGGAGGACGCGAAGCTCGGCAGGAAGCCGGGGCCCTGA
- a CDS encoding protein kinase → MSPPPTEGSDSAGSGSSDERVGTVLSDRYRLDSLLGEGGMGKVYAAEHVMMRKRLAVKVLHRELTAVPEVVARFEREAMAAANIEHPNVAAATDFGKLSDGSVFLVLEFVQGRNLRDEIAQGPMGIERALSIARQIASGLAAAHALDIVHRDLKPENVMLVEKGGDPDFVKVLDFGIAKVPIGEQGADGKAGKPITKVGMVFGTPEYMAPEQALGQSVDGRADVYALGVMLYEMLAGVRPFSSKSPVGILGQQLSKNPPSVGDRVPGLFVPPAVEHLLQHLLAREASERVQTAGEVVAAIDALLGPAPQSGARLFTMTAGSPPSSPVNLRVQTIPDLDEPVPVLVPPDAMRHMPSSPGLGPASSPGIALIPAPESFQRVSSPDALEADLEEPSVPSIAGLPRGGAQPDRFRAAVDDIVHKVKHGLAGTFEWIDAQRPRLPPAVREPLGKVPTPALLGASLALLAGGVLVFVLILGALIGGGRGKQAATTPSATASGTGAGPTPSASASGAESGVMASDDELAAAKKAGVAALSELAAKYPKDVRVLLAAAKLEVADKKHTDAVGSIGKALGVDPSINENPEVASVLWTTAQAKDSTDATFALLEGPMGSRGADMMHDLATTEGVRREVRQRADRWLGSEAFQKRSTPALNVLVALEKAKTCRERYALLLRAKNQGDERTLALLRSYEKKSGCGKKGNEDCNECMRSDKRLEEAVEAVKARSKT, encoded by the coding sequence ATGTCGCCTCCGCCCACCGAAGGCTCGGACTCCGCCGGGAGCGGCTCGAGTGACGAGCGCGTCGGAACGGTCCTCTCGGACCGCTACCGCCTCGACTCGCTGTTGGGCGAAGGCGGAATGGGCAAGGTCTACGCGGCCGAGCACGTGATGATGCGCAAGCGGCTCGCGGTGAAGGTGCTGCACCGCGAGCTGACCGCCGTCCCGGAGGTCGTCGCGCGTTTCGAGCGCGAGGCGATGGCCGCCGCGAACATCGAGCACCCCAACGTCGCCGCGGCGACCGACTTCGGCAAGCTCAGCGACGGCTCGGTGTTCCTGGTGCTCGAGTTCGTCCAGGGGCGAAATCTGCGCGACGAGATCGCACAAGGCCCGATGGGTATCGAGCGTGCGCTGTCCATCGCGCGGCAGATAGCCTCGGGGCTCGCAGCGGCTCACGCGCTCGACATCGTTCACCGGGATTTGAAGCCCGAGAACGTGATGTTGGTCGAAAAAGGCGGCGATCCGGACTTCGTGAAGGTCCTCGACTTCGGCATCGCCAAAGTGCCCATCGGCGAGCAGGGCGCAGACGGCAAAGCCGGCAAGCCCATCACCAAGGTGGGCATGGTGTTCGGGACACCCGAGTACATGGCGCCGGAGCAAGCGCTGGGACAGAGCGTGGACGGTCGCGCGGACGTGTATGCGCTCGGCGTGATGCTGTACGAAATGCTGGCGGGCGTGCGCCCGTTCAGCAGCAAGAGCCCCGTCGGCATCCTGGGCCAGCAGCTCTCGAAGAACCCGCCCAGCGTCGGCGACAGGGTTCCGGGCTTGTTCGTGCCGCCCGCCGTGGAGCACCTCTTGCAGCACCTCCTGGCGCGCGAAGCCTCCGAGCGCGTGCAGACCGCTGGCGAGGTCGTGGCGGCCATCGACGCGCTGCTCGGGCCCGCCCCGCAGAGCGGCGCGCGACTGTTCACCATGACCGCCGGCTCACCGCCGTCGTCGCCGGTGAACCTTCGCGTGCAGACCATCCCAGACCTGGACGAGCCGGTTCCGGTCCTGGTTCCGCCGGACGCGATGCGGCACATGCCCTCGTCTCCGGGGCTCGGCCCGGCGTCTTCGCCGGGCATCGCGCTGATCCCGGCGCCGGAGTCGTTTCAGCGAGTGTCGTCGCCGGATGCTCTGGAGGCGGACCTCGAGGAGCCCTCCGTCCCCAGCATCGCCGGTCTGCCTCGCGGGGGCGCCCAGCCCGATCGGTTCCGAGCGGCCGTCGATGACATCGTCCACAAGGTGAAGCACGGCCTGGCCGGCACCTTCGAGTGGATCGACGCACAACGCCCGCGCCTGCCGCCGGCCGTCCGGGAACCGCTCGGGAAGGTCCCCACGCCAGCTCTGCTCGGCGCGTCCCTGGCGCTGCTCGCCGGCGGCGTGCTGGTGTTCGTGCTGATCCTCGGCGCGCTGATCGGCGGCGGGCGGGGCAAGCAGGCCGCGACTACGCCCTCCGCGACCGCTTCGGGAACCGGCGCGGGCCCGACGCCTTCGGCATCGGCGAGCGGTGCGGAGTCGGGCGTGATGGCCAGCGACGACGAGCTCGCGGCGGCCAAGAAGGCCGGTGTGGCGGCGCTCAGCGAGCTCGCCGCCAAGTACCCGAAGGACGTGCGGGTCCTGCTCGCCGCGGCCAAGCTCGAGGTCGCCGACAAGAAGCACACCGACGCGGTGGGTAGCATCGGCAAGGCGCTGGGCGTCGATCCCAGCATCAACGAAAATCCCGAGGTCGCGAGCGTGCTCTGGACCACCGCGCAGGCCAAGGACTCGACGGACGCCACCTTCGCCCTCCTGGAAGGACCGATGGGGTCGCGAGGCGCGGACATGATGCACGATCTGGCGACCACGGAGGGTGTGCGCCGCGAGGTCCGGCAGCGCGCCGATCGCTGGCTCGGCAGCGAAGCGTTCCAGAAGCGCTCGACGCCGGCGCTCAACGTGCTGGTCGCGCTGGAGAAGGCCAAGACCTGCCGCGAGCGCTACGCGCTGCTCCTGCGGGCGAAGAACCAGGGCGACGAGCGCACGCTGGCGCTGCTCAGAAGCTACGAGAAGAAGAGCGGCTGCGGCAAGAAGGGCAACGAGGACTGCAACGAGTGCATGCGCTCGGACAAGCGCCTCGAAGAGGCCGTCGAGGCGGTCAAAGCCCGCAGCAAGACCTGA
- a CDS encoding TIGR02266 family protein — protein MSQDTRKDPRAKVLTMTVRYKSATLDEFIEHHSHDVSRGGMFIKTPSPFPPGTLLKFEVKIAEDKKVMQGVGRVVWKRESTDNDAERPSGMGVKFIKIDDESTKVIDTLVKGRGEGGAAFEAGEAEGGAAAKPSAAPSAAPAAKPAAAAPSAAPVAAAKAAAAEGPKRKSTMIGLGAVAASQSTAPAKPSEPAPAAKDEPSFFPKTDSEKDMPPPEDRTVMKQAAELLKDALREAGGSMDEVGEAPAPEPKPSEKPAAKAPSEPPAAAKSEAPAAAAPEEKKPSVRPEPEPPPESRVEKKESVKPVASVRPAPAVVPEAQASGGGAGKAVALLVAVAVIAGAVFMFTREKAPETPVTPPPQPTTAATPEKTAEPKPEPTPAETATAAPTEEPAASAKPEPSAAPPEKTAAPPPAPKPPPVVAPKPPPVVAPTPPAPKPPPVVAPTPPAPKPPPVVAPKPPPPANTSDNPY, from the coding sequence ATGTCCCAGGACACGCGAAAAGACCCGCGCGCGAAGGTGCTGACGATGACGGTCCGCTACAAGAGCGCGACCCTCGACGAGTTCATCGAGCACCACTCCCACGACGTCAGCCGCGGCGGCATGTTCATCAAGACCCCCTCGCCGTTTCCGCCCGGAACGCTGCTGAAGTTCGAGGTGAAGATCGCCGAGGACAAGAAGGTGATGCAGGGCGTGGGGCGCGTGGTCTGGAAGCGTGAATCCACCGACAACGACGCCGAGCGCCCCTCGGGGATGGGCGTGAAGTTCATCAAGATCGACGACGAATCCACCAAGGTCATCGACACCTTGGTCAAGGGGCGCGGAGAAGGTGGCGCGGCGTTCGAGGCCGGTGAGGCCGAAGGCGGCGCGGCAGCCAAGCCGTCAGCCGCTCCTTCCGCGGCTCCGGCCGCCAAGCCGGCGGCGGCCGCTCCTTCCGCGGCTCCCGTCGCAGCCGCCAAGGCCGCCGCTGCCGAGGGACCGAAGCGCAAGTCCACCATGATCGGGCTCGGCGCGGTCGCAGCGTCGCAGTCCACCGCGCCCGCCAAGCCGTCGGAGCCGGCGCCTGCCGCCAAGGACGAGCCCTCCTTCTTCCCGAAGACCGACTCGGAGAAGGACATGCCTCCGCCCGAGGATCGCACCGTCATGAAGCAGGCCGCGGAGCTCTTGAAGGACGCGCTGCGTGAGGCCGGCGGTTCCATGGACGAAGTCGGCGAGGCGCCGGCGCCGGAGCCCAAGCCTTCGGAGAAGCCGGCCGCAAAGGCGCCCAGCGAGCCACCGGCTGCCGCGAAGAGCGAGGCGCCGGCCGCCGCCGCGCCCGAAGAGAAGAAGCCCTCGGTCCGGCCGGAGCCCGAGCCTCCGCCCGAATCGCGCGTCGAGAAGAAGGAGAGCGTCAAGCCCGTGGCGAGCGTTCGCCCCGCTCCGGCTGTCGTTCCGGAGGCGCAAGCCAGCGGTGGCGGCGCCGGCAAGGCCGTCGCGCTCCTGGTCGCGGTCGCCGTGATCGCCGGCGCCGTGTTCATGTTCACGCGCGAGAAGGCGCCGGAGACTCCGGTGACCCCTCCTCCGCAGCCGACGACCGCTGCGACGCCGGAGAAGACCGCGGAGCCGAAGCCGGAGCCCACGCCGGCCGAGACCGCGACGGCCGCTCCCACCGAAGAGCCCGCGGCGAGCGCCAAGCCCGAGCCTTCCGCGGCGCCGCCGGAGAAGACCGCCGCGCCGCCGCCCGCCCCGAAGCCGCCGCCGGTGGTGGCGCCGAAGCCGCCGCCCGTGGTTGCTCCGACGCCGCCTGCGCCGAAGCCGCCGCCGGTAGTCGCTCCGACGCCGCCTGCGCCGAAGCCGCCGCCGGTGGTGGCGCCGAAGCCGCCGCCGCCCGCAAACACCAGCGACAACCCGTACTGA
- a CDS encoding PilZ domain-containing protein, giving the protein MSGHGHFRGLARQPVRLTGALGGADGLWRRPARIIDLSLGGARLATDAEVPPGAAVRLSVESPNRWDPLELPARVAWAHSGEGGSELGLSFEASPALMRGLLDLLAADLYE; this is encoded by the coding sequence ATGAGCGGACACGGCCATTTCCGAGGGCTCGCCCGCCAGCCGGTCCGGCTCACCGGGGCGCTCGGGGGCGCCGACGGGCTGTGGCGCCGCCCGGCGCGAATCATCGATCTGTCCCTGGGCGGCGCGCGCCTCGCGACCGACGCGGAGGTGCCGCCCGGGGCCGCCGTGCGCCTTTCGGTCGAGAGCCCGAACCGCTGGGACCCGCTCGAGCTGCCTGCGCGGGTGGCCTGGGCTCATAGCGGCGAAGGCGGGAGCGAGCTCGGCCTCTCCTTCGAGGCTTCCCCCGCCCTGATGCGCGGCCTGCTCGACCTCTTGGCTGCCGACCTCTACGAGTGA
- a CDS encoding esterase, with the protein MTARRAPLGFALLLVACDGCGARANPPAPAERAPSAAAAPPSASSTPSDGPESGVPPNAPLLPARELTWVYDSTPVGAMQVVVRLPPRREGQRFPVLIAMHGRGEAFKGPAHGARGWVDDYGLATALERLHAPPLVPKDLENLAAPERLGRLNAALGETPFGDLVVVCPYTPDILAGDKPFSAALPFGRFLVDELLPRVYRETPALGTAGSTGIDGVSLGGRASVLIGLERAEAFGAVGALQAAFDSADAPELARRAKMAREKNPKLSIRLLTSDGDFFLRANKNISKALTDAGISHELRVVPGPHDYVFNRGPGVYEMLLFHDRALRGRGPIE; encoded by the coding sequence GTGACGGCGCGGCGCGCGCCGCTCGGGTTCGCGCTCCTGCTCGTGGCCTGCGACGGCTGCGGCGCCAGGGCCAACCCGCCGGCGCCGGCCGAGCGTGCTCCGAGCGCGGCGGCAGCGCCGCCGAGCGCGAGCAGCACGCCCAGCGACGGGCCCGAGAGCGGCGTGCCTCCCAACGCCCCGCTGCTCCCGGCGCGGGAGCTGACCTGGGTCTACGACTCGACGCCCGTCGGGGCGATGCAGGTCGTGGTCCGTCTGCCGCCGCGGCGCGAGGGCCAGCGTTTTCCGGTGTTGATCGCCATGCACGGCCGGGGCGAGGCGTTCAAGGGGCCAGCCCACGGCGCGCGCGGTTGGGTGGACGACTACGGCTTGGCCACGGCGCTCGAGCGCCTGCACGCGCCGCCACTGGTCCCGAAAGATCTGGAGAACCTAGCCGCTCCGGAGCGTCTCGGGCGCCTGAACGCCGCGCTCGGCGAGACGCCGTTCGGCGACCTGGTCGTGGTGTGTCCGTACACACCGGACATCTTGGCTGGGGACAAGCCCTTCAGCGCCGCGCTGCCGTTCGGGCGCTTCTTGGTCGATGAGCTGTTGCCGCGCGTCTACCGCGAGACCCCCGCGCTCGGCACCGCCGGGTCCACGGGCATCGACGGCGTCAGCTTGGGCGGCCGCGCCTCGGTGCTGATCGGCCTGGAGCGCGCGGAGGCCTTCGGCGCGGTCGGCGCGCTGCAAGCGGCGTTCGACTCGGCGGACGCGCCCGAGCTGGCCCGGCGCGCCAAGATGGCCCGGGAGAAGAACCCGAAGCTCTCCATCCGGCTGTTGACCAGCGACGGTGACTTCTTCCTGCGCGCGAACAAGAACATCTCCAAGGCGCTGACGGACGCCGGGATTTCGCACGAGCTCCGGGTCGTGCCCGGGCCCCACGACTACGTGTTCAACCGCGGACCGGGCGTCTACGAGATGCTGCTGTTCCACGACCGGGCGCTGCGTGGTCGCGGCCCCATCGAGTGA
- the gloB gene encoding hydroxyacylglutathione hydrolase — translation MRVIIVPCLQDNYAYLIHAEGSRRALVVDPSEAEPVRGALDAHGLELAGILNTHHHWDHTGGNEELCQAFGELPVYGHGSDAGRIPLLSSKLTHGESFEAAGLAFRALHVPGHTSGAVAYVTGDAVFTGDTLFAAGCGRLFEGTPAQMYESLNEKLGALPDETRVYCGHEYTASNLRFAAHVEPSNADVRAKAERVAVLRERGEPSVPSTIGEERRTNPFMRCESEEIQKSVAERLSGAASPIEVLAAIRAAKDSFK, via the coding sequence ATGCGCGTCATCATCGTGCCCTGCCTCCAGGACAACTACGCCTACCTGATCCACGCGGAGGGCAGCCGGCGCGCGCTCGTGGTCGACCCGAGCGAGGCGGAGCCGGTGAGAGGCGCGCTCGACGCCCACGGCCTCGAGCTCGCGGGGATCCTGAACACCCACCACCACTGGGACCACACCGGGGGCAACGAGGAGCTGTGTCAGGCCTTCGGCGAGCTCCCGGTGTACGGGCACGGCTCGGACGCCGGCCGCATCCCGCTCCTGAGCTCGAAGCTCACCCACGGCGAGAGCTTCGAAGCGGCCGGGCTCGCGTTCCGGGCGTTGCATGTGCCGGGGCACACCTCGGGGGCGGTGGCCTACGTGACCGGCGACGCTGTGTTCACCGGGGACACACTGTTCGCCGCCGGCTGCGGTCGGCTCTTCGAGGGCACTCCGGCCCAGATGTACGAGTCGCTGAACGAGAAGCTCGGCGCGCTGCCGGACGAGACGCGGGTGTACTGCGGGCACGAGTACACGGCGTCGAACCTGCGCTTCGCCGCGCACGTCGAGCCGAGCAACGCCGACGTGCGCGCCAAGGCCGAGCGTGTCGCGGTGCTGCGCGAGCGCGGCGAGCCCTCGGTGCCTTCGACCATCGGCGAGGAGCGGCGCACGAACCCGTTCATGCGCTGCGAGAGCGAGGAGATCCAGAAGAGCGTCGCGGAGCGGCTCTCGGGAGCCGCGAGCCCGATCGAGGTGCTGGCGGCGATACGGGCGGCGAAGGACTCGTTCAAGTGA